A portion of the Homalodisca vitripennis isolate AUS2020 chromosome 2, UT_GWSS_2.1, whole genome shotgun sequence genome contains these proteins:
- the LOC124354756 gene encoding pollen-specific leucine-rich repeat extensin-like protein 4, which produces MASCNKMFALNLICVCFAVVLVHCNPQPGHGGGPPTNSNNDPPAAYDPPSAHDPPAAYDPPAANDPPSCYDPPTVYEDPPSINDPPAAHDPPSSYDPPTAHGDPPSNNDPPAAHDPPSSYDPPTAHGDPPSNNDPPAAHDPPVAYDPPTAYDPPAAHDPPSSYDPPTAHE; this is translated from the exons ATGGCGTCTTgtaat aaaatgttCGCCCTAAACCTGATCTGTGTCTGCTTCGCAGTGGTGTTAGTTCACTGCAACCCTCAACCG GGTCATGGAGGAGGACCTCCTACAAATTCAAACAATGACCCACCTGCAGCTTATGACCCACCTTCAGCTCATGACCCACCTGCAGCTTATGACCCACCTGCAGCTAATGACCCCCCTTCATGTTATGACCCGCCGACAGTCTATGAAGACCCTCCTTCAATCAACGACCCACCTGCAGCTCATGACCCACCTTCAAGTTATGACCCGCCGACAGCccatggagatcctccttcaaacAACGACCCACCTGCAGCTCATGACCCTCCTTCAAGTTATGACCCACCGACAGCccatggagatcctccttcaaacAACGACCCACCTGCAGCTCATGACCCACCTGTAGCTTATGACCCACCTACAGCTTATGACCCACCTGCAGCTCATGACCCACCTTCAAGTTATGACCCGCCGACGGCTCATGAATAG